A region of Pseudomonas sp. Marseille-Q3773 DNA encodes the following proteins:
- the pbpG gene encoding D-alanyl-D-alanine endopeptidase, with product MKTSLSILSLLLLLTGTATLPSTAAAQSPAQVQRDPSKLHLASGSALLIDLNTNQELYSNHADRVVPIASVTKLMTAMVVLDAKQPMDEMLTMTIANNPEMKGVYSRVRLGSQLDRRETLLITLMSSENRAANTLANHYPGGYPAFIKAMNAKARSLGMAHTRYVEPTGLSTQNVSTARDLAKLLMASRKYPMLSELSTTREKTVAFRKPNYTLGFRNTDHLVNKSNWDIKLTKTGFTNEAGHCLVLLTRMDNRPVAMVILDAFGKYTHFADASRLRQWLETGAAKPAPAVAMQYKAERQNKGRLAAE from the coding sequence GTGAAAACATCCCTGTCCATTCTCAGCCTGCTGCTGTTGCTCACAGGTACCGCGACGCTTCCGTCGACCGCTGCTGCACAATCCCCGGCCCAGGTTCAACGTGACCCGTCCAAGCTGCACCTGGCTTCGGGCAGCGCTTTGCTGATCGATCTGAACACCAACCAGGAGTTGTATTCGAACCACGCCGACCGCGTGGTGCCGATCGCCTCGGTAACCAAGCTGATGACCGCCATGGTAGTGCTCGACGCCAAGCAGCCCATGGATGAAATGCTCACCATGACCATCGCCAACAACCCGGAAATGAAAGGCGTGTATTCGCGTGTGCGCCTGGGCAGCCAGCTGGACCGCCGCGAAACCTTGCTGATTACCCTGATGTCTTCGGAGAACCGTGCGGCCAATACCCTGGCCAACCATTACCCGGGCGGCTACCCGGCGTTCATCAAGGCGATGAACGCCAAGGCCCGTAGCCTGGGCATGGCGCACACCCGCTACGTCGAACCGACCGGCCTGTCGACGCAAAACGTGTCCACCGCCCGCGACCTGGCCAAGCTGCTGATGGCGTCGCGCAAGTACCCGATGCTGAGCGAGCTGTCGACCACCCGCGAGAAGACCGTCGCCTTCCGCAAGCCCAACTACACCCTGGGCTTCCGCAATACCGACCACCTGGTGAACAAGAGCAACTGGGACATCAAGCTGACCAAGACCGGCTTCACCAATGAGGCCGGGCACTGCCTGGTGCTGTTGACCCGCATGGACAATCGCCCGGTGGCCATGGTCATTCTCGATGCCTTTGGCAAGTACACCCACTTCGCCGATGCCAGCCGCCTGCGCCAGTGGCTGGAAACCGGTGCTGCCAAGCCGGCACCGGCAGTGGCCATGCAGTACAAGGCCGAGCGGCAGAACAAAGGGCGCCTGGCGGCGGAATGA
- a CDS encoding tyrosine-type recombinase/integrase produces MGKSIRIRFTWNGERRSETLAYPQTAKGIKAAADLRAQVISLAKHGVLDEKRYAELFPASSYTAPASELMFGEYAQSWLNSLEVVHDTRVNYKGLMNNYWMPHLATLPIKAVTPMVLRDVVAKTEWKSSTVKRAAIARVKAMFRAAVFDEVVDRNPAASIQLPQKNRKQVDPFTVEEAEALIEWMYENFSRCNQVFAAFYEFAFYTGMRTGEIMALRWDEIDFEKKTAHICRIVVEKQVVERTKTKYTRTVMLNSRALGALARAKDIAHYRSKQKRRVSTESPFIFQPAGSSPHITVPETAGKHFNQAVEAKGFRHRPQYNCRHTYATMCLMSGMNPAFIAGQLGHSVQVLLSTYAKWLNSANDWAELAKLEANVIGTELVQD; encoded by the coding sequence ATCGGCAAATCAATCCGGATCCGTTTTACTTGGAACGGTGAGCGTCGGTCCGAAACTCTCGCGTACCCCCAGACCGCCAAGGGGATCAAAGCGGCAGCCGATCTACGCGCTCAAGTAATCAGCCTGGCCAAGCACGGCGTATTGGACGAAAAACGATACGCCGAGCTATTCCCGGCCTCGAGCTACACCGCGCCAGCCAGCGAACTTATGTTTGGCGAATACGCTCAGAGCTGGCTGAACAGCCTGGAGGTGGTGCACGACACGCGGGTCAACTACAAAGGCTTAATGAACAACTACTGGATGCCCCATCTGGCAACACTGCCTATCAAAGCGGTCACGCCGATGGTGCTGAGAGACGTGGTCGCGAAGACCGAGTGGAAGAGTTCGACAGTCAAGCGCGCCGCTATCGCCCGGGTCAAGGCGATGTTCCGCGCGGCTGTGTTTGACGAGGTGGTGGACAGGAACCCGGCGGCATCCATTCAGTTGCCGCAGAAGAACAGGAAGCAGGTCGACCCCTTCACGGTGGAAGAAGCGGAGGCCCTGATCGAATGGATGTACGAAAACTTTTCCCGGTGCAACCAGGTGTTCGCAGCCTTCTACGAGTTCGCCTTTTACACCGGGATGCGTACCGGCGAGATCATGGCGCTGCGCTGGGACGAGATCGACTTCGAGAAAAAGACGGCTCACATCTGCCGGATCGTGGTCGAGAAGCAGGTGGTCGAGCGGACCAAGACCAAGTACACCCGCACCGTGATGCTGAACAGCCGGGCCCTAGGCGCGCTGGCCAGGGCCAAGGACATCGCGCATTACCGCTCCAAGCAAAAACGCCGGGTGTCGACCGAGTCGCCGTTCATCTTCCAGCCAGCAGGCTCGTCGCCACACATCACCGTACCCGAGACCGCCGGTAAGCACTTCAACCAAGCAGTGGAAGCGAAGGGCTTCAGGCATCGCCCCCAGTACAACTGCCGGCACACTTATGCCACGATGTGCCTCATGTCAGGGATGAATCCGGCATTCATTGCAGGGCAGCTTGGACACTCGGTGCAGGTCCTCCTCTCGACCTACGCCAAATGGCTGAATTCCGCCAACGACTGGGCCGAACTGGCGAAGCTGGAAGCGAACGTAATTGGTACAGAATTGGTACAGGATTAA
- a CDS encoding DUF2591 family protein, which yields MTDLIEVRVSNLVGAPLDWAVAMAEGFGIDPESRTTVWHPDGVPCSISIRGAADGFGWRPSINWGQGGLLIDKHSGTAQHIPGLPDDLHYAGGPAGAGVWCYGPTALIAFCRGLVNYKLGDTVQVPKELIHAD from the coding sequence ATGACCGACCTGATCGAAGTGAGGGTATCCAACCTGGTCGGCGCGCCGTTGGACTGGGCCGTGGCAATGGCTGAGGGGTTCGGTATAGATCCTGAGAGCCGGACAACCGTGTGGCACCCCGATGGGGTGCCCTGCAGCATCAGCATCCGCGGCGCTGCGGATGGCTTCGGTTGGCGTCCATCCATCAACTGGGGACAGGGTGGCCTGCTGATAGACAAGCACAGCGGCACCGCACAGCACATTCCCGGGCTTCCAGATGACCTGCACTACGCAGGCGGCCCGGCCGGCGCAGGAGTCTGGTGCTACGGCCCCACGGCCCTGATTGCGTTCTGCCGCGGCCTCGTCAACTACAAGCTCGGCGATACCGTCCAGGTGCCGAAGGAGCTGATCCATGCCGACTGA
- a CDS encoding DUF3850 domain-containing protein, translating to MPTENRSSNTEMVSVPREHELKIRQTPLADLLSGLKTGEIRDCSDREFAVGDTVLLREIDDARDYTGTVLRRTITHVQKHYGLPDHLCVLSYGQPAPEPHPEPIAWMVGTAFWWTKEEAERDAAATGLLMIPVGPMTSAGDIGLPKSKPRVHNVTMFQRASAPPTVNGHKLNCKALDDYKPGECSCGHVEVSAPAAHAVRAGMLGDGISTLVYHALLPNGCAACSHMLDVRDEGLAKDKPVEMRCKKQACRKLFEQVDSASS from the coding sequence ATGCCCACAGAAAACCGATCCAGCAACACAGAGATGGTCAGCGTGCCGCGTGAGCACGAACTGAAGATCCGACAGACCCCGCTGGCTGACCTGCTAAGCGGCCTCAAGACAGGCGAGATCAGGGATTGCTCAGATCGTGAGTTCGCCGTCGGCGACACGGTTCTGCTCCGCGAGATCGACGATGCCCGCGACTACACCGGCACTGTTCTACGCCGGACTATCACTCATGTGCAAAAGCACTACGGCCTGCCGGATCACTTGTGCGTGCTGAGTTACGGACAGCCAGCCCCGGAGCCCCACCCCGAGCCTATAGCCTGGATGGTTGGTACTGCCTTCTGGTGGACCAAAGAAGAGGCAGAGAGGGATGCGGCGGCGACTGGGCTGCTCATGATTCCGGTTGGGCCGATGACCAGTGCAGGCGATATCGGGTTGCCAAAGTCTAAACCGCGAGTACACAACGTCACGATGTTCCAGCGCGCGTCAGCGCCACCGACGGTCAACGGGCACAAGCTCAACTGTAAAGCCCTCGACGACTACAAGCCTGGAGAATGCAGCTGTGGCCATGTAGAGGTCAGTGCGCCAGCAGCTCATGCCGTAAGAGCCGGGATGCTTGGGGACGGCATCAGCACACTCGTCTACCACGCGCTCCTCCCCAACGGATGCGCTGCATGCAGCCACATGCTGGACGTTCGTGATGAAGGCTTGGCGAAGGATAAGCCGGTCGAGATGCGCTGCAAGAAACAGGCGTGCAGGAAACTGTTCGAACAGGTCGACTCGGCGTCGAGTTAA
- a CDS encoding DNA cytosine methyltransferase, with the protein MTTAIDLFAGLGGWSTGARAAGVQVLWAANHWPEAVKWHAANHKETDHVCQDLHQANWAAVPRTDIGIASPCCQGHAKARGKKNGNPEHDASRSTAWAVPSAAEVLDQDAWVVENVSEFVNWVLYPSWVDAMRRLGYQVAPHIVDCADLGVPQHRVRLFLICTKSKAPIQLQLQQCEHVPASSFLDFDAGRWSPIEKPGRAQATLDRVRNGRQRFGDRFIMPYYGKGSGTTGRDINRPIGTITTLDRWALVDGDRMRMLSASEALAAMSFPADTLRPDNHRLTMHMAGNAVPPLAGQRVIEALLKAA; encoded by the coding sequence ATGACCACAGCAATCGACCTGTTCGCCGGCCTCGGCGGATGGAGCACCGGCGCGCGCGCCGCAGGCGTCCAGGTTCTCTGGGCGGCAAACCACTGGCCTGAGGCGGTGAAGTGGCACGCGGCCAATCACAAAGAAACCGACCACGTCTGCCAGGATCTGCACCAGGCCAACTGGGCAGCAGTTCCGCGCACCGACATCGGTATCGCCTCCCCATGCTGCCAGGGCCACGCAAAGGCCCGCGGCAAGAAGAACGGAAACCCCGAGCATGACGCATCGCGCTCGACTGCCTGGGCCGTGCCGTCAGCTGCTGAGGTACTGGACCAAGACGCTTGGGTAGTCGAGAACGTGTCCGAGTTCGTGAACTGGGTGCTCTACCCCAGCTGGGTCGATGCGATGCGGCGCCTGGGCTACCAGGTCGCGCCGCACATCGTCGATTGCGCCGACCTGGGCGTGCCGCAGCATCGAGTCCGCCTGTTCCTGATCTGCACCAAGAGCAAAGCGCCGATTCAGCTGCAGTTGCAGCAATGCGAGCACGTACCGGCCAGCAGCTTCCTCGACTTCGACGCCGGGCGCTGGTCGCCCATCGAGAAGCCAGGCCGAGCCCAGGCCACACTCGACCGAGTGCGCAACGGCCGCCAGCGCTTCGGCGATCGGTTCATCATGCCCTACTACGGCAAGGGCTCCGGCACCACCGGGCGCGACATCAATCGGCCGATCGGCACCATCACCACACTCGACCGCTGGGCCTTGGTCGATGGTGACCGCATGCGGATGCTCAGCGCCAGCGAGGCCCTGGCCGCAATGTCCTTCCCGGCCGATACCCTGCGCCCGGACAACCACCGGCTGACCATGCACATGGCCGGCAATGCGGTACCGCCGCTGGCCGGCCAGCGAGTTATCGAGGCCCTGCTTAAAGCGGCCTAG
- a CDS encoding DUF2786 domain-containing protein, which yields MTEQQHDESKLERVIRKIKRCLALSKSSNENEAATAMRQAQALMREYRLTELDVRLSDVDEVQSGKSRANRRPTWDRHLSGIVARVFGCRPLSYKHWCESSGRMVERALFVGVMPAPQIAMYAYETLLTKLTQARRDYVASVRSGKRRSAYSPETAGDHFAIAWVSVVHGKVHELVPRGEEDQAIEQRSNGRDLVRVESQDKALIEQYLEGREIGKPRKARRVDLDMAAQIAGMLAGQKVELNPGLATGGETQLQLSGG from the coding sequence ATGACCGAACAACAGCACGATGAGAGCAAGCTCGAGCGGGTCATCCGCAAAATCAAGCGCTGCCTGGCCCTTTCCAAAAGCTCGAACGAAAACGAAGCCGCCACGGCAATGCGCCAGGCACAAGCGCTAATGCGCGAGTATCGCCTAACCGAGCTGGATGTGCGCCTGAGCGATGTAGATGAAGTCCAGTCGGGGAAGTCCAGGGCGAACCGCCGTCCAACCTGGGACCGGCACCTAAGCGGCATCGTGGCCAGGGTGTTCGGGTGCCGACCGCTCTCGTATAAGCACTGGTGCGAGTCGTCCGGGCGAATGGTTGAGCGGGCCCTGTTCGTAGGCGTGATGCCTGCGCCGCAGATCGCGATGTATGCCTACGAGACCTTGCTCACCAAGCTGACGCAGGCTCGCCGCGACTACGTGGCGTCGGTCAGGAGTGGTAAGCGCCGCAGCGCCTACTCCCCCGAGACAGCTGGCGATCACTTCGCAATCGCGTGGGTTTCAGTTGTGCACGGCAAGGTCCATGAGCTTGTACCCCGAGGCGAAGAGGATCAAGCCATAGAGCAGCGCTCAAACGGGCGCGACCTAGTGAGGGTTGAAAGCCAGGACAAGGCGCTGATTGAGCAGTACTTGGAGGGCCGAGAAATCGGTAAGCCGCGCAAAGCTCGCCGGGTGGATCTTGACATGGCAGCCCAGATCGCAGGAATGCTGGCCGGCCAGAAAGTCGAACTGAATCCTGGCTTAGCAACAGGCGGAGAAACCCAGCTTCAGCTGTCGGGTGGGTGA
- a CDS encoding single-stranded DNA-binding protein: protein MSRGVNKVILVGTCGQDPEVRYLPNGNAVTNLSLATSEQWLDKRSGEKVERTEWHRVSLFGKVAEIAGEYLRKGSQCYIEGKLQTREWEKDGIKRYTTEIIVDINGTLQLLGSRPQGQHPGQVPDRQPRQQRPARPQQNQQSAPPDHDSFDDDIPFAPLHHLAGA, encoded by the coding sequence ATGAGCCGCGGGGTAAACAAGGTGATCCTGGTCGGCACCTGCGGCCAGGACCCGGAAGTGCGCTACCTGCCCAACGGGAACGCGGTGACCAACCTCAGCCTGGCTACCAGCGAGCAGTGGCTCGACAAGCGCTCGGGCGAGAAGGTCGAGCGCACCGAGTGGCACCGCGTTTCGCTCTTCGGGAAGGTGGCCGAGATCGCCGGCGAGTATCTGCGCAAGGGCTCGCAGTGCTACATCGAGGGCAAGCTGCAGACCCGCGAGTGGGAGAAGGACGGCATCAAGCGCTACACCACGGAAATCATCGTCGACATCAACGGCACGCTGCAGCTGCTCGGTAGCCGGCCGCAGGGCCAGCATCCCGGGCAAGTGCCAGATCGGCAACCGCGGCAACAGCGGCCGGCGCGCCCCCAGCAGAACCAGCAGTCGGCCCCGCCCGATCACGACAGCTTCGACGACGACATACCGTTCGCCCCCCTCCACCACCTGGCCGGTGCGTAG
- a CDS encoding helix-turn-helix transcriptional regulator: METITCGSWIGQLGKALAPRELEALLWVAQGLTTKEIARQMAVSPGTVANRIENALFKLEAGRRIEAVTKAMRQQIISPLCIALAGLIAMHAVIDDSDPMRRDRRAPERRTAQVRIVRKAEALELHA, encoded by the coding sequence ATGGAAACGATCACTTGCGGCTCATGGATTGGCCAGCTCGGCAAGGCGCTGGCTCCCCGTGAGCTCGAAGCACTGTTGTGGGTGGCCCAAGGCCTCACCACCAAAGAAATCGCCCGCCAGATGGCGGTAAGCCCGGGCACCGTGGCAAACCGCATCGAGAACGCGCTTTTCAAGCTGGAAGCCGGCCGCCGCATCGAGGCAGTCACCAAGGCCATGCGGCAGCAGATCATCAGCCCACTCTGCATCGCCCTCGCCGGCCTCATCGCCATGCATGCGGTGATCGACGACAGCGACCCGATGCGCCGCGATCGCCGCGCGCCGGAGCGACGCACCGCCCAAGTTCGAATCGTTCGCAAGGCCGAAGCCTTGGAACTCCATGCCTGA
- a CDS encoding DUF1654 domain-containing protein — MSAQENFSHRDELIGLERLGLRVSAMINSPLAQFGRKVLIHQLDTDSDQDWHAIMELLSETDGLDMTFCDDGSVILQWDAPTDDDRVIEREVELDLVRHEEVGAPF; from the coding sequence ATGTCAGCGCAGGAAAATTTCTCACACAGGGACGAGCTAATCGGACTGGAGCGCTTAGGCCTGAGGGTGTCAGCGATGATCAACTCACCGCTGGCGCAGTTCGGGAGGAAGGTTCTGATCCATCAACTGGACACGGATAGCGATCAGGATTGGCATGCGATCATGGAGCTGCTATCAGAGACTGACGGTCTAGACATGACGTTCTGTGACGACGGATCGGTGATCCTACAGTGGGATGCGCCGACGGATGACGATCGAGTGATCGAGAGGGAAGTGGAGTTGGACCTGGTGCGCCACGAAGAGGTGGGGGCGCCTTTCTGA
- a CDS encoding S24 family peptidase encodes MKITDRITKLVLARRPELGVRNVKRDIANTCGISYEAVRQWFAGDTENIKNENLVALAEGYDTSVDWLLSGKGEPPRKGEAKSVATKDSGSSSSAADAVRKMLEKHGKGLSAEARQSIVRAVEEDPAGDKGSGFIIATAQPADGDISIPQYDIRAAMGHGQVPAEYSEVIRNVVIREEVLREKGVTYTSAQALSMITGWGQSMEGTINDKDPVIVDRGVNDYQGEGVYVLTWHGDLLIKRLQRRDEDHLWLISDNRNYEKQSARLDDIIIHAKVLLVWNARRI; translated from the coding sequence ATGAAGATCACAGACCGAATCACTAAACTTGTGCTGGCTCGGCGCCCTGAATTGGGCGTGCGCAACGTCAAGCGAGATATCGCCAACACCTGCGGAATCAGCTACGAGGCTGTACGCCAGTGGTTTGCTGGTGACACTGAAAACATCAAAAACGAGAACCTTGTGGCTCTCGCCGAGGGCTACGACACGTCTGTCGATTGGCTTCTGTCAGGAAAAGGCGAGCCTCCTCGGAAAGGCGAAGCCAAGTCAGTTGCGACAAAGGACTCTGGGAGCAGCAGCTCAGCAGCGGATGCCGTTAGAAAGATGCTTGAGAAGCACGGCAAGGGGCTGAGCGCTGAGGCACGGCAAAGCATCGTTCGCGCGGTCGAAGAAGACCCTGCTGGAGACAAAGGCAGTGGTTTCATCATTGCTACAGCCCAGCCGGCCGATGGCGACATCTCAATTCCACAGTACGACATCCGTGCAGCCATGGGCCATGGCCAGGTGCCAGCCGAGTACAGCGAAGTCATCCGGAATGTGGTCATCCGCGAGGAGGTTCTACGCGAGAAAGGCGTTACATACACCTCAGCTCAGGCGCTATCGATGATCACGGGGTGGGGGCAGAGCATGGAGGGGACGATCAACGATAAAGATCCAGTTATCGTTGATCGCGGAGTCAACGATTACCAAGGTGAAGGTGTATATGTCCTGACTTGGCATGGCGACTTACTAATTAAAAGACTCCAACGCCGAGATGAAGACCATCTATGGCTAATCTCTGACAATAGAAACTACGAAAAACAATCTGCCCGTCTAGATGACATAATAATTCACGCTAAGGTGCTATTAGTCTGGAATGCGCGCAGAATTTGA
- a CDS encoding Cro/CI family transcriptional regulator translates to MTKSQAIKHFGSITALAKALGVTYEAVRQWADVPELRQYQIERITKGTLKAGKADAAA, encoded by the coding sequence ATGACCAAAAGCCAGGCAATCAAACATTTCGGGTCAATAACGGCGCTCGCAAAGGCGCTCGGCGTCACCTACGAGGCAGTCCGCCAGTGGGCAGATGTGCCTGAGCTGCGCCAGTACCAGATCGAGCGGATCACGAAGGGTACGCTAAAGGCTGGGAAGGCAGACGCGGCAGCGTGA
- a CDS encoding replication protein, with amino-acid sequence MTNIVPLDKSRGFTRMDNQLMDGLLAIDLPAREMKIVLYVAKATINFGAGSQRIPASDIAKAIHAHPDTVSKAVSSLLRRRVLFREGGARGDIGVNDPKDWVYVIEPKQTKTADSAEVVRIGDESKQTKTADSLLYYKNLTPYVFLPSEENTCPPSDEQPAPAKADRKAPFGKAAMLADNPHGLDESLIADYLTVRKAAKAPVTARIWAGLNVKLEQCKAFGIQPAQALEVAVENGWRGFEVEWVTKRISTQLPAQTKPHSRHHGFDDRDYTAGLAAREDGTYAI; translated from the coding sequence ATGACAAACATCGTCCCACTTGACAAGTCCAGGGGGTTTACCCGGATGGACAACCAGCTCATGGATGGCCTGCTGGCTATCGATCTCCCGGCCAGGGAGATGAAGATTGTGCTGTACGTGGCCAAGGCCACCATCAACTTCGGGGCGGGCTCTCAGCGCATCCCGGCTTCCGATATCGCGAAAGCCATCCACGCTCACCCTGACACCGTGTCCAAGGCGGTTTCCAGCCTGCTGCGCCGTCGCGTGTTGTTCCGTGAGGGCGGTGCACGGGGTGATATCGGCGTGAATGACCCGAAAGACTGGGTTTACGTCATTGAGCCGAAACAGACCAAAACAGCCGACTCGGCTGAAGTGGTCCGAATCGGCGATGAGTCGAAACAGACCAAAACCGCCGACTCCCTTCTTTATTATAAGAATCTAACCCCCTATGTATTTCTTCCTTCGGAAGAAAATACATGCCCCCCCAGCGATGAGCAGCCGGCTCCGGCCAAAGCTGACCGCAAAGCACCGTTCGGGAAGGCCGCCATGCTGGCTGATAACCCTCACGGCCTGGATGAATCGCTGATCGCTGACTACCTGACTGTCCGCAAGGCTGCCAAGGCCCCAGTGACCGCCCGGATTTGGGCGGGGCTGAACGTCAAACTGGAGCAGTGCAAGGCCTTCGGCATCCAGCCAGCCCAAGCCCTGGAGGTCGCCGTCGAGAACGGATGGCGCGGCTTCGAGGTGGAGTGGGTAACCAAGCGCATCAGCACACAGTTGCCTGCCCAGACCAAACCGCACAGCCGTCACCACGGCTTCGACGACCGCGACTACACCGCCGGCCTGGCCGCTCGAGAGGATGGCACTTATGCGATCTGA
- a CDS encoding ATP-binding protein — translation MRSESVITMSEVRNAAGFRVQPAHCEHHGDFEQRVTMLMGREIVGRCPVCEKAAVAEREAKQLAEDTRLKREAMTRKLGSALIPKRFADRTLANYRVEHEGQRKALAYCTRYVAAFSEIERTGRCLMLLGKVGTGKTHLGAGMANELMRNTSATAVYRTVGAVLQSIRATYDRHCEQSEADILSSLIEPSLLVLDEVGVSKEQPSEFELTTLFSIINGRYEQMRPTVVISNLEPAQLRHAMGERCYDRLREGGGVVVPFEWESHRGKEEF, via the coding sequence ATGCGATCTGAATCGGTGATCACCATGTCCGAGGTGCGAAACGCCGCGGGTTTCCGCGTCCAGCCCGCGCACTGCGAGCATCACGGCGACTTCGAGCAGCGTGTGACCATGCTGATGGGCCGCGAAATCGTTGGGCGCTGTCCTGTGTGCGAGAAAGCGGCCGTTGCCGAGCGCGAAGCCAAGCAGCTGGCGGAGGACACGCGCCTGAAGCGTGAGGCTATGACCCGCAAGCTGGGTTCCGCGCTGATCCCCAAGCGCTTCGCCGACCGCACCTTGGCCAATTACCGCGTCGAGCACGAAGGTCAGCGCAAGGCCCTGGCCTACTGCACTCGCTACGTGGCGGCTTTCTCGGAAATTGAGCGCACTGGGCGCTGCCTGATGCTGCTGGGCAAGGTCGGTACCGGAAAAACGCACTTGGGCGCTGGGATGGCCAACGAGCTGATGCGCAACACCTCGGCAACGGCCGTGTACCGCACGGTGGGCGCTGTTCTGCAATCCATCCGAGCGACCTACGACCGCCACTGCGAGCAGTCTGAGGCCGACATCCTGTCCAGCTTGATCGAGCCTTCGCTTTTGGTGCTGGACGAGGTCGGGGTCAGCAAGGAACAACCGAGCGAATTCGAATTGACCACCCTGTTTTCGATCATCAATGGGCGCTACGAGCAAATGCGCCCCACGGTGGTGATTTCCAACCTGGAGCCAGCCCAACTGCGCCACGCCATGGGCGAGCGGTGTTACGACCGCCTGCGTGAGGGCGGCGGGGTGGTGGTGCCTTTCGAGTGGGAATCTCACCGTGGCAAAGAGGAGTTCTGA
- a CDS encoding DUF1364 domain-containing protein has translation MRQTKLTKAARGRECQVRIPGVCNGNPETTVLAHYRLAGTCGVGKKPHDLQGAWCCSACHDACDGRSRAVDRDTARQYHAEGVMRTQALLLNEGVLIA, from the coding sequence ATGCGGCAAACCAAGCTGACCAAGGCCGCGCGCGGCCGGGAGTGCCAGGTGCGCATCCCGGGCGTTTGCAACGGCAATCCCGAGACCACCGTCCTTGCACACTACCGACTGGCCGGCACCTGCGGCGTCGGCAAGAAGCCGCACGACCTGCAGGGCGCCTGGTGCTGCAGCGCCTGCCATGACGCTTGCGACGGGCGCAGCCGGGCCGTGGACCGCGATACCGCCCGCCAGTACCACGCCGAGGGCGTCATGCGCACCCAGGCGCTGCTGCTGAACGAGGGGGTGCTGATCGCATGA
- a CDS encoding VRR-NUC domain-containing protein, whose translation MNAPALRPFKAKPARAKPVDREGQEQAALMQELQLRYPQAFKLIYHVPNGGHRVKAVAAKLKGQGVKAGVPDLVLPMARGGYFGLYIEFKAKPPFDAPVSPSQDAYLQALAAQGYLAIVCRGNIDAVEAIRAYLLLPATVAA comes from the coding sequence ATGAATGCTCCTGCCCTTCGCCCGTTCAAGGCCAAGCCGGCCCGCGCCAAGCCCGTCGACCGGGAAGGGCAGGAGCAGGCCGCGCTGATGCAGGAACTGCAGCTGCGCTACCCGCAGGCCTTCAAGCTGATCTACCACGTCCCGAACGGTGGGCACCGGGTCAAGGCCGTGGCCGCCAAGCTGAAGGGGCAGGGCGTCAAGGCCGGTGTGCCCGACCTGGTGCTGCCAATGGCGCGGGGCGGCTACTTCGGCCTGTACATCGAATTCAAGGCCAAGCCACCGTTCGACGCCCCCGTGTCGCCCAGCCAGGATGCCTACCTGCAAGCGCTCGCTGCCCAGGGCTACCTAGCCATCGTGTGCCGGGGCAACATCGACGCGGTCGAGGCCATCCGGGCATACCTGCTGCTGCCAGCGACGGTGGCCGCATGA